From a single Canis aureus isolate CA01 chromosome 5, VMU_Caureus_v.1.0, whole genome shotgun sequence genomic region:
- the FAM76A gene encoding protein FAM76A yields the protein MAALYACTKCHQRFPFEALSQGQQLCKECRIAHPVVKCTYCRTEYQQESKTNTICKKCAQNVQLYGTPKPCQYCNIIAAFIGNKCQRCTNSEKKYGPPYSCEQCKQQCAFDRKDDRKKVDGKLLCWLCTLSYKRVLQKTKEQRKHLSSSSRASHQEKEQYRLSGGSHYNSQKTLSTSSIQNEIPKKKSKFESITTNGDSFSPDLALDSPGTDHFVIIAQLKEEVATLKKMLHQKDQMILEKEKKITELKADFQYQESQMRAKMNQMEKTHKEVTEQLQAKNRELLKQAAALSKSKKSEKSGAITSP from the exons GAATGTCGGATTGCACACCCTGTTGTGAAGTGCACCTACTGTAGAACTGAGTACCAGCAAGAGAG TAAAACCAATACAATATGCAAGAAATGTGCTCAGAATGTGCAGTTATATGGAACG ccCAAACCTTGTCAGTACTGCAACATAATTGCAGCATTTATTGGCAACAAATGCCAGCGATGCACGAATTCAGAGAAGAAGTATGGACCACCATATTCATGTGAACAGTGTAAACAACAGTGTGCATTTGACAGGAAAGATGATAGAAAGAAG gtAGATGGGAAATTGCTGTGTTGGCTGTGCACACTTTCATACAAACGGGTCCTTCAAAAGACCAAAGAGCAGAGGAAACATCTGAGCAGCTCTTCCCGTGCCAGCCACCAGGAGAAGGAACAGTATCGACTGAGTGGTGGCAGCCATTATAACAG CCAGAAAACACTTTCTACGTCTTCAATTCAAAATGAAATCCCAAAGAAAAAATCCAAGTTTGAGTCAATCACAACTAATGGAGACAG CTTTTCCCCAGACCTGGCTCTGGACTCACCAGGCACTGACCACTTTGTCATCATTGCCCAGCTGAAGGAAGAAGTGGCCACTTTGAAGAAGATGCTGCATCAAAAGGATCAAatgattttagagaaagagaagaag ATCACAGAGTTGAAGGCTGATTTTCAATACCAAGAATCTCAGATGAGAGCCAAAATGAACCAGATGGAGAAAACTCACAAAGAAGTCACAGAGCAATTGCAG gccAAAAACCGAGAACTCCTGAAGCAGGCAGCTGCCTTGTCCAAGAGCAAGAAGTCAGAGAAGTCAGGAGCTATAACTTCTCCATGA